Part of the Terriglobia bacterium genome is shown below.
GCGTTGAAGTTGTAGTCGATCCGGAGATTGACCTGATTCCGTTCGACATCCACGCCATCTCCGCTCGCGCCGTCAACGCCCCGTGTGTGGCGGACAAACCGATAACCGGCGGTATTCAGGCCGTCGCCCGTTTCGAAAAAGTTCGGCAGAGGCGAGTTTGTAAGGGTGAGCGGAATACGTCCGGTCGGATCTATGGACGGCCGAAGAGGATCGCGGCCGTACAGGCTCAGGGCCATCAGGTCGCCGGTGGCCGCTGCGGGCTTTACCGGATTGCCCAATGCGTCCACGACCGGCGCCTGCGGGTTCGCTCCCGCCACGACGGTGGAAATGACGTTGCCGTTCACCACACCCGGAAAATATCGGAAGATGCCTGCGCGCGCCGGTCCGGTCAGCACCGGCGTGGTCACAACCGCCCGCGTGATATCGCGTTGCCCTTCATAGAGGAAAAAGAAGAAAGCTTTATTCTTTTTGATCGGCCCGCCCAGACGCCCTCCGAACTGATTCCGGTTGAGATAGTTCGTCTGCACGCCTGTGCGATTGTTGCTCCATGAATTGGAATCGAGCGCTGTGTTGTGATTTGTCCAAAACAGGCTTCCAGTCGGCGTGTTCGTTCCGGACCGGGTGGATAACTGCACGCCGCCTGCTTTTCCGGCTTCGGGATCGGCAGCCGAAACCACGATCCGAATCTCCTGGACCAGGTCGGGACTCACATAAGTCTGAGAGAAGACGCCGAGGTCATAGCGCCCGTCAGAGACGTTGATACCGTCGCGCAATGTCTCGACTTCATTGATGCGATGGCCCGCAAAGTTGTCTCCCTGAACACCGGCTGCCGTGCCAACCAGATCGAGAACGTTGCGCGAAGGCAAGGGCAGGTCGCGAACCGTGTTTTCGGCAAGCACCGCACCCACGGACGACGACGAGGTCGCAAGCAGGGTGTCGGCCGATACCGAAACATCAACCTGCTGCGATACGGTCCCCACGTCCAATTTGAAGTTCAAACGAACCTGCTGAGCGATGCCGAGTGCGACATCGCTATAGCTTTGTGTTCGAAAACCAGCGAGCTCCGCGCTCACCTTATATGTTCCACTCTGCAGATTCGGAAACTGATACGTCCCCGTTTCGTTGCTTAAAACGGTCGTCACCACTCCGGTCTGTGTATTCGTTGCTGTGACCGTCACGCCCGGGATCAGCGCGCCCGATTCATCGCCAATGCTTCCGCCCAAAGTCGCGTTGGATTGCGCGAATCCCGAAGCGGATAGAACGCAAAGCAACAATGCTCCCAAGACAGTCGACTTGCTCATCACTTGCCCTCCCAATCCTTCTAAACCGTCGAAGACGACACATCGAGGCATTGCGAACGGCCCCGCCCAAGTCCTGTGACAACGATCCGGTTCGACCGCACTTATCTATTTTTTATGCAGTAAGTTGTGCGAATACTAAGATTCTGTTAACGTTCGTGTCAAGCGAAAAATCCGCTTCGATCGCTGAGACAACCAATCGCGTTTGTTGGGGCTTTGACGGCTATGCGAGTTCGAGCCGTTGAGCTGAGATCGTCTTGGCTAGTGCTGATGCATCATCTGCATATGCGCTCCAATGTTGCCGGTCGGCCGAAGGTGGAGAAACACTGTGACCGCGGCGGGATGATCGCCGTAGACCGTCTTGAATTGTGGCGGCACACCATAAGTGGTTATCTGTCCGCCCATTCCGATATTCAAGAACGCCGGTCCAATCGGGAGATCGCGCTCATAACCGAACGTATAGGCCTGAATGCGTCCCGCCGGATCTTCCCCGGCAGTCAACGCCGCCGGCGTTTCTCCAGCGAGGAGGGTGCGGTCGCGATCGACGTTTTCGATCCGGGTCCACGCCCAGTTGCGATTCAGGAAATCAACCGTGGACTCCGCTGTATACGAGTTGAAGATCCGCGCTCCCTGTCCGGGAAGGTCTTTGTTCCTGCCCCAAATGAGACTGGACGCAACGTGGCCTGACGAAAACCGAAGGTTGTGGTGAATGGACGCCGTGGTACGGAGCGTGGCTAGACCCGGTTCCAAATCTTCACGATGGTTGATCCGTCCAGCAGAAAACTGGCCGGAGAGGCTGCTGCTCATACGTACCGTCAGCCGTGACGAAAACGAATCCGGCTTGCCTGTATCGATGTTCCACCGGTTCTCGTTGGGCTCCCGGCCATGAAAAGTCGAAGCCTCCAGTTGGACGGGACCTCCTGAAAAGCCAAGAGTGATGACGCTGTCTGAAATATGAGTGGAATCCTCCTGGTGGTGCCCCAGAACGGCAACCGGGTTCTCTGAAGCAGAGGCGCGATGAGGGTAGGCCGTCGGTCCGAGAGCGGGTTCCCCGATCGGGCCGCCATACACGAAAAGCCGCGTGCGCTCGTTGAGTTTCAGGTCATAGCGCCCGGCAATTTCCATGAACAGATCATGCGGATGCTGACCATCCACGATGGGTAATCCATACACCGTTTCGCCCGACTGGAACAGCTCCGGATATCGGCGCTTCGTCACCGTCGCAGGTTCGAGGCTGAGCATGGTGCGGAAGGTTACGGTCTGCCGGCCGTAATCACGCGAAATCATCGGCATCAACCAATTCACCGAATACAACTTGTCCTCTCCGCGCGGTCCAGTCTGTTGCGTATCCACGAGAAAGCCGTTTGCATGAAACATCAAGGTCCAGTTGCCCAGCGGCGTGTGAAACATCGGAGCGGACTCGGAGGTTGTTCTCGGTTCGACGCTTGTTCCGGAGGACAGAAATCCGACGGAGTTTTCCATTGCCGACATCCCCGGCATGGTCATCTGCGCGGATAATGATTCAGTCGTCAGGGCACAGATACTTGCAACCAGCAGGCTCAAAACAGAAATATTCTTTCTCGGCATAGCACTCCACACGTACAGCCATGACTGCAGACAAATTGAAAAAGTTTGGCTTTGGAGTGTGAGGTGTTTAGATTCGCAAAACGGGAAAGAGAGTGGGCGGATCTTCCAGACGGGGCGGCGTTCCGAAACCAAACCGGACGATGACCGGCCGGTGCGGCGTCAGGTTCGCGGCCGCGGCCGGCATGATCGCAGCCAAAGGCAAAATCAGCTTGCGGGCACCAGATAATTTCGCCTCGATGCCCTGTCCTTGACTACAGGGACTGTTATTAGCGTGGGCTGGAGCGTGAGACGGGTCTTCGCGATGCTTCGAGGGACTCTCTGCGTGTTGGTGGCACGGAGGTTCGCTGGTTGTCTCGTTTACGGCTGCCGTTGCCGCTGCTGATCCGGCAAGGCAGGACCCGCCGCACTGGAGGTGGACAACCAGACTCAAAGTGAGAAGCACGACGACCTTTTTCATACCGGCGTTCGTGAAGGATAGCATAGCGCGCAATGGATTCTCGCTGTAGGCACCGTCCGCGACACGAAGGCGCGATAGCGAGCAATCGGAATTTTTCGTGAACAAGAATTCAGGAAGTCTTCAGTAGGCGCGGAAAGCATGCGCAGGCAAAATTTCTGTCCAGATGATGATTACAACGATTCGTCCATACAAGTTGGCCTTTCACTGGAAATTCTTGATAGCAATTGCGGTGGCTATCGCGCCGGTGTCTTCCCTGCCGTCGGCCGCACAGTCCGTCACGGGGCGTATCACCGGCACAGTCACGGATCAGTCCGGAGGCGTGGTTGCCGGGGCCATGGTGACGGTAACCAATACGGCGCAGGGAACCCAGAATAAAAGCATCGCCGATGCTAAAGGGGTCTATACGTTCCCGAGTCTGCCGGTAGGCCGTTATGACCTCAAAATCGAAGCGGGTGGCTTCAAGACGGAAGGCCGGCCGAATCTTGTCATTGATATTAACAGCGCCCTTCAAGTCGACGTGATGCTGAAATTGGCCGATGTGTCGCAGGAAGTGACCGTCACCGGCGATGCAGCTGCAGCGCCGGTTACAGTGGAAACGATGAGCACCCAACTGGGCGAGGTTGTATCGAGCACCCAAATTACCCAGGTGGCCCTGAATGGTCGAAGCTACACGGACCTGCTGGCTTTGCAGCCCGGCATCGTGCCGGTGTCGACACAAACTGCGGACTCCATTATTATGTCCGGCGTCACGACGGCTATTGCTCCGTCAGGAGTTTTGAACGCAGGCAACCAGTCCATCAGCGGGCAACGTGAAGATGCCAACGGCTTCATCGTTAATGGTGGCGACGTCAAGGAACTGATGAACGGCGGCACTCTTATCGTGCCGAACCTCGATTCCATCGCTGAATTCCGGGTCCTGACGAACAATTTCGACGCGCAATACGGCAATTATTCCGGCGGTGTCGTCACGGTTGTGACGAAATCCGGGACCAACAATTGGCACGGAAGCGGCTTTGAGTTCTTACGCAACACATCCCTGGATGCGCGCAACTTCTTTTCGCCGGAGCGCAGCTTTTTCCGCCAGAATCAGTACGGCGGCACGGCTGGCGGGCCTATTAAGAAGAATCAGTTGTTCTTTTTTGCGGACTATCAGGGTACCCGGCAAAGCCAGGGAGTGGATACCGGACTGATCCCTGTTCCATCCTTTGCAAATCGAAACGGAGATCTGAGTGACTCCGCAAGTAATTTTTACACCACGAACCCGGATGGGACTCTTAGCCCGAATCGGGTTAGCGGTCCCTATCTCGCCGGCTTGTTGAGCCAGAAGCTTGGATATGCGGTTTCTAAAGGCACGCCCTATTACATGCCTGGCTGCGTGACGAATACGCAGTGCGTTTTCCCGAATGCTATTATCCCGCAGCGTGTTTGGTCGGCCCCGACGAATCATCTTTTGCCCTACATTCCCACGCCCAATTTCGGCAGCTCAACGTTCACGACCAGTTCACAAGGCAAAATTTTACGCGACGACAAAGGCAGCTTCCGGATCGATGCCAACTCGGAACGCTTCGGGGCGCTTTCCGGGTACTACTACATTGACGATTATGATTTGGATAATCCTTATCCTGTGGGCCAGGGCGGCGCCAGTGTACCCGGCTTCAACGCGCTGAACATCGGCCGCGGATATCTGGCGACGATTTCGCACAGCAAGGCATTTGGAACATCGATGGTGAATGAGCTTCGCCTCAGCCTGATGCGGAATACAAACACGATCGGCCAGCCTAGGGGCGGTGTCGGCCCGACTCTGGCTTCGCAGGGATTCGTTACAGGCCCTGGAACGCCGGGCATCGTGGTGCAGGCTCCCCAAATCGAAGGTATTGAAAGCACTGTTTTCAACGCATTCTCCCTGGGCGTTCCGATTACGAATCTGGATCAGGCCAATAACACTCTTGGGTTAATGGATGATCTTTCGATCGTCCGCGGCGCTCACAGCTGGCGGGCCGGGTTCCAGTTGAACTACGAACAAGTCAATGTGAATCCCGATGCCACCTTGAACGGAACCTTCATATTTACAGGGTCGGAAACCGGATTAGATTATGCCGACTTTCTGCTCGGAGTTGCCAGCAACTATGAACAGGCGGGTTCCGAAGCCTACTACCCCAGGCATAAGTATGTGGCAGCCTACTTACAGGATAGCTGGAGAGTCAAACCCAGTCTGACGTTCAACTACGGCGTCCGCTGGGACTTGATGCAGTACTGGTCGGAAAAGTACAGGCAGATTCCGACATTTTCTCTCGGCCAACAGTCGCAGGTCTATCCGACGGCCCCTACAAGTCTCGTCTATGTAACGGACAAAGGAATTCCCTCGACGTTCGTCCCGCAAGGCAACAAGTTTGCGCCGCGTGTCGGTCTCGCTTATTCCCCAAGCGCAGATAGCGGCTTCCTCGGCAAAGTCCTCGGAAAACCCGGCAAAACATCCGTTCGCGCCGGCTTCGGGCTCTTCTATTCCGTGATTCAGGGAAACACGATTGGTGTTGACGAACCCCAGCCTCCGACAGGCCTGTCGTATTCGAGCGCAGGTGAAGTCTTGTTTGCGACTCCATTTGTTAATGCCATCGACGGAAGCGTCCATGTGAATCCGTTTCCGCTCACGTTTCCGCCGCTCAATCCTTCCATAAACCATCCGAATTCGAGCATCGACTTCAGTCCTTTTTTACCTCAGGCGGGAATGACTGCGCCCGCTATATCGAGCACGTATCCGTACAACGAAAACTACTTTCTTTCCATTGAGCGGGAGGTTGCGCCCAATACAGTCCTCAGCCTCGGCTACGTTGGCTCTCAAGCGCACCATCTGCTGGTTATTAATTCAGCGAACCCGGGTAACCCCGGTTTGTGCCTGTTCCTCAGCAATCCGGCGAATGTAGCGCCGGGTTCGCCGACTTGCGGTCCGTTTGGTGAGGACAACACCTACACGACGGCGACAGGCCAGGTCGTGCAAGGAACGAGAGTGGGGCTTGGACCAAATTTCTCGAACGACATGTACATCTCCAGCATGGGGAACTCCACCAGCAATGCGTTTGAGGCCAGCCTCCGGCGCACCGGCAGGACCCTGGACATGACGTTCGCCTACACATACAGCAAATCCATTGACCCGGCGTCTTCGCTGGGCGATGACGTCGATCCCTACAACTTCCGCCGCACGAGGGCACTGTCCTCATGGGATATGACGCACAATTTCGTTGCGACCTCCCGCTATTCGCTTCCGCTCGATCGTTTCTTCGGCCGTGCGAAAGCATTGACGAATGGCTGGGATATTTCCGGGATTGTTCGCGCCACCAGCGGGCTGCCGGTGACGTTGCACTCCGACGGGGACAATTCGTTGTTGGGCAGCATTCCCAATGGTGTCAACAATCACAGCATCGATCTGCCCGACTATGACGGAGCCCCATTGCATCTGAACGGAAATCCCCGCAACGGGCAACCTTATTTTGACACCTCAGCGTTCAGCTTGAACCAGTTAGGAGAGCCCGGCACCGCATCGCGACGGTTCTTCCACGGACCTGGAGCTTTTAACGTCGATCTCGCTTTGTTGAAATCTTTCACTCTGAGCCGGGAAAGGACACTGCAATTCCGTCTGGAGGCTTTTAATGCCTTCAATCATACGCAGTTCTTTGGCCCGACGGCTGTGGACGGCGGCATCACGACACCTTTATTCGGGCAGGTCGTTAATGCCGCCCCGCCAAGGGTGATGCAGGCAGCGTTGAAGTTCTTATTTTAAAGCCTTAAGGGCGGATGGCGAATTTAGTAACTTCAACAAAATTCGGACAGCTTTTGTGCAAAGCCCATCCACAGCCGCGCGCCAGCCACCGGTGAAGCACACCCTGCGGTTCGGGCTTCGATGCGTGCAAACCGAGAAGGACGTGAACCACTTTCGTTACAGAGAGGACGACCTGGTCCACGTCTTTAGTGCTGTACCAGGGGCCGATAGCGACATGCACGCGGCTCCCCTTGTCAAGCCAGGCCTCGACATTCTCCAGATCGATAGCTCGGGCAATTAATTCCATATCCGCGCCGGGAGGAAGGTCGATTTCGATAGCTGTTCTTTCGCTTTCGAGCAATCTGCTTTGAATTCCGACTGTTTCGAGCAATCCCCGGCGGACATCCTCCGCGATCGTCGAGAGGGTCTTGCGGGTTTGGGCGATAAGACGGCGCTGTGTTTCAGGCACACGTGAACCTGCCGGCCTCGGATTTTGCTCGATAGACGAGATCAGTGCCGGGGTTTGCCATGCCATCAGTTTCGTCCCCCCGAACCGGGGGCCCGCCTTTAACGGCTAACTCTCAGAACTTTTCCCAGCGGCCGCGCCAGCGACTCATATGCGACTCCCTTCCTTGAACGTTCTGGCTAATATACGGCTCAGATTGCATTTTGGACGTCCAATTTTGTATCCACGGACGTAGAAAGTAAGAAGAGACGAAAGGAGCAGATTTGAGGACCAAACGATGAAATAAGTGTTCGCCTCGATCGGGTTAACTCTTATGGTCAGCGGTTTGGATATCACGCCTTGTTGTCCAGACGAACGGAAACGCCATTCCGCTGGAATTGACGGATATCGGATCGCAAAAGAACCCGGGCGCCGGCGGGCTCTCGACCCTTCGTGTTGTTCTTCGCTTGAAGGGTCCGTGGAACGGATATGATGCTCTTTTGAGCTTCAAGGACCTGAACTACCGTGAGCGCGTCGGCTGGAAGGATGTCGTGGTCACAACAAACGGTTCGATCTATTTTCCGGAAGGAAATCGGTATGCGGTGGACCCGACACGCGGTTTGACCGATTATTCGTCCGATCCGGTGGCGGACGTACGGCATATACAGGAAATCTCGCTGCGGATTGCACCTTCCCCCGGCTATGCAACCCTGACTCGCGCGCTGGACCAGGCCATTTCGTCGTTATTCGCTCCGAAGCAGAGACAGCAAGGGCCGGATCGCCTTTCCGAAGTGCTTCAGTCGCGTAACCTGCCCCTGCAACTTGTTTTCATCGCACTGGGTAGTGCATTCTCGCTGGGCGCACTGCACGCCCTGACGCCCGGTCATGGAAAGACGATCGTCGCGGCATATCTCGTTGGTAATCGCGGAACGGCCAGGCATGCGCTTTTTCTGGGGAGCATCGTATTCTGCCCCTTCTGCCGCGGTGACGATTGAATATGCACATCCCTGATGGCTACCTCAGTCCGACCACTTGTGCGACGCTGTATGCGGCGGCCGCGCCGTTCTGGTACCTTGCGCTCCGTCGCATGAAGCGGATTCTACATACGCACGTCGTTCCGCTGCTCTCCCTGCTTGCGGCATTTTCTTTCGTGATCATGATGTTCAACCTGCCGCTGCCGGGGGGAACGACGGGCCATGCAGTCGGAGTTGGCATTGCGGCGATCATGCTGGGACCGTGGGGTTCCATCCTGGCAATTTCGACCGCGCTGGTTATTCAGGCGATTTTCTTCGGCGATGGAGGCATAACGACCCTTGGAGCCAACTGCTTCAACATGGCGATCGTTGGATCGCTCGTAGCCTGGGTGGTATACCGGGTCGCCGCCGGCCGTTCTCCCATCGAATCCAGACGGCGAATCGTTGCTGCCGGGCTGGCGGGATACGTCGCAATCAACATTGCAGCGTTGATTACCGCCATTGAGTTCGGAATTCAGCCCATGCTCTACGTTGACGCATCGGGAACTCCGCTCTATGCCCCATATCCCCTCCGTATCGCAATTCCCGCCATGATGATCGGACATTTGACTATTGCCGGACTGGCAGAGATGGTGGTTTCCGGTGGTGTACTGGCGTACTTACAACGCGCAGAACCGGGTCTGTTGCGCGCGTCAGCGCTCAACGCCAGGGATGGCGCGAATGGACAAACCGGTGCTGCATGGCGCCTCACCCGTCCACTTTGGATTGCGCTCGGTGTTCTGCTGGTTCTCACACCGCTTGGTATTCTTGCGGCCGGCGCTGCGTGGGGAGAGTGGTCCCCGAAAGACCTTTCGGATCCGGCGGCACGGGTCCAGATTGAGGCCACATCAGCGGAAGCTACTCTTCCCGAAAACGTTCCCGCCGGTCTCGAGCGGCTTTCTTCGTTCTGGACAGCGCCGCTTCCCCGCTACGCGCCGCCCTATTTGAAGAGCGAAAGTTTCGGTTACATAATGTCGGCCATGGCTGGAACCGGATTGATCATTCTGGCTACACTTCTGGTTAGCCGGCTTCTCGGTAAAGCCAGCCTTCGACCATGAATCCGAGCCGCTTTCCCAACGCGCCGCTGGAACGGCTGCCCCACGGTTCGGGCGATGCCGCAGACTGGTTGCTCGCGAGCCTTGCCCGCTTCAACCAATACGTTTCTTCCGCGGAAGAACTGGGAAACCGGAAGGGGCTGTTGCAAGCTGTCGATCCACGGATAAAACTTGTCGGGATCCTGTCGCTGGTGGTGTCCGTGGTTGTTTCGCGGCAGTTAGCCGCAATACTGTTCGTATTTCTGATCGGCTTGATTCTGGCTGTTTTGTCAAAGGTCCGTCTTCAAGCGCTTCTCATAATGGTGTGGTCGCCTGTTCTTCTGTTTACAGGCGCGATTGCGTTACCGGCGCTGTTTCTTACTTCCGGACGCACGCTCTTCGTTTTACCGATTCCGGGCTGGCACATCACCGCCCAGGGATTACGGGCCGCTTCCTACCTCGTCTCACGGGCGGAAACCGCGGCGACGCTATCGGCGTTGCTGGCCTTGACGACGCCCTGGGCATATTTGCTTAAGGCCCTTCGGGTATTTTGTGTTCCTGTTGTGTTCATCGTGATTCTGAGCGCAACGTATCGTTACATGTTCGTTTTGCTGCAGACTGCAGCGGACATGTCGGAATCTCGCAAATCCCGAACCGTCGGCAGGCTGGATTC
Proteins encoded:
- the cbiQ gene encoding cobalt ECF transporter T component CbiQ, which produces MNPSRFPNAPLERLPHGSGDAADWLLASLARFNQYVSSAEELGNRKGLLQAVDPRIKLVGILSLVVSVVVSRQLAAILFVFLIGLILAVLSKVRLQALLIMVWSPVLLFTGAIALPALFLTSGRTLFVLPIPGWHITAQGLRAASYLVSRAETAATLSALLALTTPWAYLLKALRVFCVPVVFIVILSATYRYMFVLLQTAADMSESRKSRTVGRLDSKESRRIAAATIGVLLSKSFEISNDVHLAMLSRGFRGDLYTLHNFRAFPRDWLWLGVVFAFSALTIYAGH
- a CDS encoding carboxypeptidase-like regulatory domain-containing protein, producing the protein MSKSTVLGALLLCVLSASGFAQSNATLGGSIGDESGALIPGVTVTATNTQTGVVTTVLSNETGTYQFPNLQSGTYKVSAELAGFRTQSYSDVALGIAQQVRLNFKLDVGTVSQQVDVSVSADTLLATSSSSVGAVLAENTVRDLPLPSRNVLDLVGTAAGVQGDNFAGHRINEVETLRDGINVSDGRYDLGVFSQTYVSPDLVQEIRIVVSAADPEAGKAGGVQLSTRSGTNTPTGSLFWTNHNTALDSNSWSNNRTGVQTNYLNRNQFGGRLGGPIKKNKAFFFFLYEGQRDITRAVVTTPVLTGPARAGIFRYFPGVVNGNVISTVVAGANPQAPVVDALGNPVKPAAATGDLMALSLYGRDPLRPSIDPTGRIPLTLTNSPLPNFFETGDGLNTAGYRFVRHTRGVDGASGDGVDVERNQVNLRIDYNFNASHKLFLTGTRERVPSDGNPPPFPDGKFRGITLRQPQVYTGSFVSTISPTILNEARFGYKRGKQLVEVPYTNPF
- a CDS encoding carboxypeptidase regulatory-like domain-containing protein, producing the protein MMITTIRPYKLAFHWKFLIAIAVAIAPVSSLPSAAQSVTGRITGTVTDQSGGVVAGAMVTVTNTAQGTQNKSIADAKGVYTFPSLPVGRYDLKIEAGGFKTEGRPNLVIDINSALQVDVMLKLADVSQEVTVTGDAAAAPVTVETMSTQLGEVVSSTQITQVALNGRSYTDLLALQPGIVPVSTQTADSIIMSGVTTAIAPSGVLNAGNQSISGQREDANGFIVNGGDVKELMNGGTLIVPNLDSIAEFRVLTNNFDAQYGNYSGGVVTVVTKSGTNNWHGSGFEFLRNTSLDARNFFSPERSFFRQNQYGGTAGGPIKKNQLFFFADYQGTRQSQGVDTGLIPVPSFANRNGDLSDSASNFYTTNPDGTLSPNRVSGPYLAGLLSQKLGYAVSKGTPYYMPGCVTNTQCVFPNAIIPQRVWSAPTNHLLPYIPTPNFGSSTFTTSSQGKILRDDKGSFRIDANSERFGALSGYYYIDDYDLDNPYPVGQGGASVPGFNALNIGRGYLATISHSKAFGTSMVNELRLSLMRNTNTIGQPRGGVGPTLASQGFVTGPGTPGIVVQAPQIEGIESTVFNAFSLGVPITNLDQANNTLGLMDDLSIVRGAHSWRAGFQLNYEQVNVNPDATLNGTFIFTGSETGLDYADFLLGVASNYEQAGSEAYYPRHKYVAAYLQDSWRVKPSLTFNYGVRWDLMQYWSEKYRQIPTFSLGQQSQVYPTAPTSLVYVTDKGIPSTFVPQGNKFAPRVGLAYSPSADSGFLGKVLGKPGKTSVRAGFGLFYSVIQGNTIGVDEPQPPTGLSYSSAGEVLFATPFVNAIDGSVHVNPFPLTFPPLNPSINHPNSSIDFSPFLPQAGMTAPAISSTYPYNENYFLSIEREVAPNTVLSLGYVGSQAHHLLVINSANPGNPGLCLFLSNPANVAPGSPTCGPFGEDNTYTTATGQVVQGTRVGLGPNFSNDMYISSMGNSTSNAFEASLRRTGRTLDMTFAYTYSKSIDPASSLGDDVDPYNFRRTRALSSWDMTHNFVATSRYSLPLDRFFGRAKALTNGWDISGIVRATSGLPVTLHSDGDNSLLGSIPNGVNNHSIDLPDYDGAPLHLNGNPRNGQPYFDTSAFSLNQLGEPGTASRRFFHGPGAFNVDLALLKSFTLSRERTLQFRLEAFNAFNHTQFFGPTAVDGGITTPLFGQVVNAAPPRVMQAALKFLF
- the cbiM gene encoding cobalt transporter CbiM; this translates as MHIPDGYLSPTTCATLYAAAAPFWYLALRRMKRILHTHVVPLLSLLAAFSFVIMMFNLPLPGGTTGHAVGVGIAAIMLGPWGSILAISTALVIQAIFFGDGGITTLGANCFNMAIVGSLVAWVVYRVAAGRSPIESRRRIVAAGLAGYVAINIAALITAIEFGIQPMLYVDASGTPLYAPYPLRIAIPAMMIGHLTIAGLAEMVVSGGVLAYLQRAEPGLLRASALNARDGANGQTGAAWRLTRPLWIALGVLLVLTPLGILAAGAAWGEWSPKDLSDPAARVQIEATSAEATLPENVPAGLERLSSFWTAPLPRYAPPYLKSESFGYIMSAMAGTGLIILATLLVSRLLGKASLRP